A portion of the Citrobacter rodentium NBRC 105723 = DSM 16636 genome contains these proteins:
- the ttcA gene encoding tRNA 2-thiocytidine(32) synthetase TtcA: MIENQQVTKKEQYNINKLQKRLRRNVGEAIADFNMIEDGDRIMVCLSGGKDSYTMLEILRNLQQSAPIRFSLVAVNLDQKQPGFPEHILPEYLEQLGVEYKIVEENTYGIVKEKIPEGKTTCSLCSRLRRGILYRTATELGATKIALGHHRDDILQTLFLNMFYGGKMKGMPPKLMSDDGKHIVIRPLAYCREKDIERFAEAKAFPIIPCNLCGSQPNLQRQVIADMLRDWDKRYPGRIETMFSAMQNVVPSHLSDINLFDFKGIRHGAEVVDGGDLAFDRQEIPLQPAGWQPEDDENQLDELRLNVVEVK, translated from the coding sequence ATGATTGAAAATCAACAAGTTACAAAGAAAGAGCAGTACAATATCAACAAATTACAGAAACGTCTGCGTCGTAACGTGGGCGAAGCCATTGCCGATTTTAATATGATCGAAGACGGCGATCGCATTATGGTCTGTCTCTCCGGCGGTAAAGACAGCTATACCATGCTGGAGATTTTGCGCAATTTGCAGCAAAGCGCGCCGATTCGCTTTTCGCTGGTGGCGGTCAATCTCGATCAAAAGCAACCCGGCTTCCCGGAACACATCCTGCCGGAATACCTTGAGCAGCTTGGCGTCGAATATAAGATTGTCGAAGAAAATACCTACGGGATTGTGAAAGAGAAAATCCCGGAAGGGAAAACCACCTGCTCGCTGTGTTCGCGCCTGCGTCGCGGCATTCTGTATCGCACTGCAACCGAGCTGGGCGCAACCAAAATTGCGCTGGGCCATCATCGCGACGACATCCTGCAAACCCTGTTCCTCAATATGTTCTACGGCGGGAAAATGAAGGGGATGCCGCCGAAGCTGATGAGCGACGACGGTAAACACATCGTCATTCGCCCCCTGGCCTACTGCCGCGAAAAAGATATTGAGCGATTTGCCGAAGCCAAAGCGTTCCCGATTATTCCCTGCAACCTGTGCGGATCGCAGCCGAATCTGCAACGCCAGGTGATTGCCGATATGCTGCGCGACTGGGATAAACGCTATCCGGGTCGTATTGAAACCATGTTCAGCGCCATGCAGAACGTGGTGCCGTCGCACCTGAGCGATATCAATCTGTTTGATTTTAAAGGCATCAGGCATGGCGCTGAAGTTGTCGACGGCGGCGATCTGGCGTTCGATCGCCAGGAGATCCCGTTGCAACCGGCTGGCTGGCAGCCGGAAGATGATGAAAAT